In the genome of Streptomyces fagopyri, the window GGAACAGCATCGCCTGCAACGGGGCGAGTGAGCGGTAGGTGTCCCAGTCGGAGAAATTCGCGTACTGCGTGCGGCCCTTGGGCAGCGTGCGGACCTCGTCGTCGAAGCCGGTGTAACGGCCGTCGGCGTCGTCGAAGGTGTTCGGGTGCATCAGCGAGTGGTAGAGGAAGGTGTAGAACATCTTCCGCTCACCGCTCTCGCCGCCCGCGACACGGATCTTGCGCAGCGCCTGCTTCCACTGGTCCCGGGTCTGCTCACGGACGTCGTCGAGGTTCCAACCGGGCATCTCCGCGGCCATGTTGGCCTGAGCGCCGGCGACCGACACGTACGACATGGAGACCTTCGCGCGCACCGTGCGCTCCTCGGCGGCGTCGAAGGTCAGGTAGGCGCCTGCCCTGGGGGCGTCCACCGAGTCGCCGTCCTCGGTCACCGCCTTGCCGTCCCAGATGCCGTGCGCGACGAAGGGGCGATCGAAGGTGATCGCGTAGTGCACGGTGTACTCGTTGCCCTTGCCGCAGAAATTGCCCGTGGTCGCGGATCCGGTGAGCGAGCGGTCGCCGGAGATCGTCAGGTCGGCCTTCTTGTCGCCGGCGAGGCTGCCGCCGCCCTTGACCAGGACCTGCGCCTTCTTCCCGGTTCCGGCGGGAAAGGTGAAGGAGGCCAGTCCGGTGCGGGTGGTGGCGGTGAGTTCGGTGCGCACCTTCGCGTCGTCGCCGGTGGTCACGGCGTAGTAGCCCGCCTCGGCCTTTTCGTCGGTGTGCCCGAACGTCTCGGCGCGGTCCCACGGTGCGCTGCCCACGTCGCCCGCGACCGGCAGCATCGGCACGTCGCCGAACGCGGTGCAGCCGACCGACGCGTGGTTGAGGCTGAAGCCCTTGATCTCTCCGCTGTGGTACTGGTAACCGGCGTACGAGCCCTCGGTGTCGGGCGAGAACTGCATCATGCCGAACGGGGTCGACGGGCCGGGAAAGTTGTTGATCTCTCCGACGGACGCGCCGCCGTTGCCGGTGCCGATGAGCGGGTCGACGAACTCGGTGGGATCTTCGACGAGTTCGGTGGCTCTCGCTGTGGACAACGTTGTCTGAGCAGCGGAAGCCGCTCCTCCCGATCCCCCGACCAGTGCTGCCATGACAGCGGCTACGACGGCGACTTGCGTTCTGAAGCGTCTCACGTGCGACTCCTGTGCAGAGGCGTCCCGGCCACCACACACTCGGGCATGGTCACGCCAAGGTCAAGAGGCCCGCGACACCACCCCGAGGGACGCCCCGCACCCGCTCACCGGACCGGTCGGACCGGATCGACCGGTGCGCAGCCGGGGCGTCCGAGCTCGAACGCCCCGGTCAGGAGGGTGCGGGGCCTTGCAGCACGAGGGCGAGGCCCAGTTCGGCGTCGCTGTTCAGCGCGTCGTGGAAGGCCCTGTCGTACGCGTCGTCCCCGGCCGCCCGGCGGGCCTGCAGCTCCCACTGGTCGCGAACCTCGGAGAGCTCGGGCGTGCCGCGGTTCGGGTGGCCGAGCATGCGCCAGTACGAGTTCCCGGTGCCGGAGGTACGGGCGGCCCCGATGCCGTTGCCCTGAGCGGCGTTCGCACCGGTGAGGAGGTCGAGAGCGAGTGCGATCCCGAGGTTGTCGTTGAGGTTGTGCTTGCTGGTGAGCATGGCTCGGGCGTGGCGTTCGGCGTCGTGCGCGCGCCCCTGGAGAAGGTCTATGAAGGCGAGTTGGTGGAACGCGTACGACCGCGCCCAGTGCTCGCCGTACCTGAGGCTGAGACGGCGCAGGCCGATGGCCGCTTCGTAGGCCTCGTCCAGTCGGCCCAGTGCGGAGTGGGCGAACGTCCGGATCACCATGCAGCAGAGTTGCGGGGCCCCTGACGGGGGCGACGTACCGCGGGTGATCAGGGCGTGGTCGCTCACGTCGTACGCGGCCTGGGGGCGACCGGCCATGAGGTGGGTGAGGCCGAGGGTGTGGGCGGCGAAGAGCGCGGACTGCGGGGTACCGTCCTGTCGCGCCGCGTCGGCGCACTCCTCCCCGACGCGCAGGGCGGTGCGGTGGTCGCCCTGGAGGGTCAGCGTGATACCCAGGGCCCACAGTGCCCGGGTACGGGACGGGCCCTCGGGCGTGTCGAGGACCAGGGCGCGTTCGAGATAGTCGCGGGACTCGTGGAGGTGTCCGCAACAGGGCCAGAACAGGCCCGTCCGGCCCGCCATTTCGAGAGCGGCATCGGGGTCCGCCTCGATGAGATGGTCCAGTGCGGCGCGGATGTCGGTGTGACTCGCGGAGATCCGCGCGTACCAGGCGACCTGCTGGCCGCTGAGCCAGCCGGCTTCGGCCTCGGCCAGCATGGTGGCGAAGTGCGTGGCGTGGAGTTGGACCACGGCCTGTTCCTCGCCCAGCTCCGCGAGCCACATCGCCCCGTACTCGCACAGGGTGTCGAGCATGCGGTAGCGGGTGCCCACCCGTTGGAGGACGGACTGATCGGCCAGCCGGTCGAGCAGCCGGGGGATGTCGTGGGCGGCGAGAGGGCCACCCGCGCAGACGGCCTGGGCGTCCGGCACTTCGACGGGCCCGCGGAAGACGGAGAGCCTGGCCCACAGCAGGCGCTCCAGCGGGGAACACAGTTCGTGGCTCCAGCCGATGGCGGTGCGAAGCGCTCGGTGACGCGTGGGCCATGCCGTCTCGTCCACGAGAGTGTCGAGGCGTGATCCGAGACGCTCGGCGATCTCGGTGAGGCTGCTCTCCCGCAGGCGTGCGCAGGCGAGTTCGACGGCGAGCGGAATTCCCTCCAGCCGACGGCAGATGGCGGAGACGGCTTCGGCGGAACCGCGGGAGTCGAGGGACACCGCGGGGGCGGCGGTGGCACAGCGCTCGCGGAACAGACGCACCGCGTCTCCGCCGCCACCGGCGTCCGTGGAGAGCGGAGTCACCTCGACACGGTGCTCGCCCTGCACACCGAGAGGCCTTCTGCTGGTGGCGACGACGGTCAACTGCGGCGCGGAGAGCAGAAGTTCGTTCACCAGTGAGTGGCAGGAGGCCAGCACTCGTTCACAGCAGTCGAAGACGAGAAGGACCTGTCGGCCGGTCAGCCACTCGCGCAGCCCCTCGACCGGGGCGCGCGGATGGTGGTCCAGAAGGTCGACCGCGTCGCAGACGGTGGCGGTGAACAGCCGGTCGTCGTAGAGGTTGGACAGGTCGATCCACCAGACACCGTCGGCGTACCGGCCCCGTGCCCGCTCCGCGACGCGCAGCGCCAGGCGGCTCTTGCCGACACCACCGCCACCGGTCAGGGTGACCGCTCGGTACTGGGTCAACGCCGTTTCGACCGCGTCGAGTTCGCTGTCGCGGCCGACGAAGCTGGTCGTCATGACCGGGAGGTTGCCTACCACGGCCCCATCCTGCACGGCTCACGCACCGAGCCAAACCCCCTTACAAGAAGCGGTCAGAAACGATCGAGGTTGGCAATTTTTCGATCGGAGGCTTTCTGTAGTCGACGAGGTGTGGCACTCCGCCTGACCTCATGGGCCCGATCGCACCGGCGTGGGCGCCCCCCACTCGCGCAGCCCTCCCGCCGCGCGTTCCACCGTGCCACGGCCGTCCTGGGTCGCCCCGTCGTCGGCCTCTCGTGCGGCCCGGTCGGACGGACCGACATGACCGACCTCGCCGCGATGGCCGGTCGGGGGGCCGCGCCGGGCGCATCGGGCCCGGCGGCGGACTCGAAGTCCGCCTGTCCGCGTCGGTGTCGGCTCCAGCGCCAACAGCAACGTCGAGTGGGGAGATCCAGGGATCGAGAGCGAAGGGCGGATCGATCAGGAGACGACGCTGTCCGCGACGGCGGGCGGAGAGAAGACCACCCGCAGCTCTTCGAGTGCCTTGCCGACCTCGGCCGTGAACGCCGCTCCGGAGCTGTGCTCTTCGGTCGCCCACCACACATGTCCGTCGGGCCGGATGAGCGCGGCGGTGACATCGGACCAGGCGGGGCCGCCGGTCTCGGCGATTCGGCTCGGGTGGACGGAGATACCGGCCTTCGCCGCCCGCTCGGCCAGGGCCGCGTCCACCGGCTCCTGACCCATCGTCAGCAGCACGGCGCGGCCGTCGTGCAGGAGCGGGAGCACTCCCTCGCCCTCGGGATCGTAGGCGCGGACGCCGGTCAGGGGGTGCGCCCGGGCGTCGGCGGGCGGGTAGGCGATGTCGAGCCCGGAGAGCTTGCCGGCCAGAAGGTCGGAGAAGGCTCCCGCGCGGACGACGGCCTCGCTCAGGAGGGCGCGCAGTGCCGTGATCTCGGGCGTCAGGCCCACGATGAGAGCGGTCTGCGCCCTGGTGTGCTCGGCGAGTTCCCCGCCGACCGGGTGGCGTTCGGCGTGATAGGTGTCCAGGAGCTCGTCGTCGGCACGGCCCTGGACCACCGCGGCCAGCTTCCAGCCGAGGTTCATGGCGTCCTGAAGGCCGACGTTCAGGCCGACGCCGCCGGCCGGCCAGTGGATGTGCGCGGCGTCACCGGCCAGGAGCACCCGGCCCGCGCGGTAGGTGGCCGCCAGCCGCGTCGCGTTGCCGAAACGGGACAGCCAGGACGGGTCACGCATGCCGAAGTCGGTGCCGGCGATGCGTACCGAGGCCTCACGCAGCTCGTCCAGCGTCATCGGTTCGCGCGTCTGGTTGCGCGGGTCGTACCCGGTGACACGGAATCTTCCGCCGGGCAGCGGTACGACAAGGAGGCGTCCGGCTTCGTTGAGGGCGGAGAACCCGGGGGTCAGCGGCGGCCGGTCGAGGATCACCTCGCCGAGGAAGCCGTACGCGGACGTGTCGGAGCCCGGGAAGCCGATGCCGGCCTCCTGGCGTACGACGCTGCGGGCCCCGTCCGCGCCGACGACGTAACCGGCGTCGACCGTGTACTCGCCGTCCGGGCCTCGCACCCCCAGGGTCACCGACGAGCCGTCCTGGGTCAGTGAGACGACTTCGTGGCCGCGGCGGACCTGAACGCCCCGTTCGGCGGCGTAGCCCTCCAGGAGTTGCTCGGTGACCGACTGCGGCTGGGCCAGCAGATAGGGGAAGGGGGTCGGCAGGTCACGGAAGTCGACGCGTGCCTCGAGCATGCCGAAGTGCCAGTTCGGCAGGGGGCGGCCACCGGCGATCACGTCCTGGTGCCGGTCGCGCAGGGCCAGCACTTCGATGGTGCGCGGCTGGATTCCCAGCGCCTTGGAGTGAGGGCTGCGCCGGCCCGCGCGTTCGAGGACGAGGGGGGTCACGCCGGCCACGGCGAGTTCGTGGGCGAGCCAGAGACCGACCGGGCCGGCTCCCACGATCACGACCTGCTGGTCCAAGGACCCCTCCGAGGGAGCCTCGGGCTTGGCGGTCATGTCGGTTCGTCTCCTCGTGAACGGCGTCCGAGCTGCTATTGACCAAGTGGTCATTAGCCAGGGTAGCCCTCCCCCACGCAAATGACCAAGCGGTCATTGAATGCCTCGTCGGCGAAGGTAGATTTCAGCCCATGCCCACCGCCCAGACTCCGCCCGCCCGCCCCCGCCGCGTCCGCGATCCGGAGCTGCACCGCCGCGCCATCCTCGACGCCGCGGCCCGGGCCTTCGCCGAGCGCGGCTACAACCGGGCCACGCTGAGAGACATCGCCCAGCGCGCCGGGGTCACCCACGGGCTGGTGCTGCGCCACTTCGGCAGCAAGGAGAACCTGTTCCTCGCCGCGGTTCCCGGCACCCGCTCCATCGAAGAACTGGCCGAGGACTCCGGCGAACCCCTCGCCGCCCGCATCGCCCAGGAGTTCGTCCGCCGCCTGGAGAACCCCGAGAGCACCGACACCTTCGTCGCGCTCATGCGCAGTGCGACGGACGACGAACACGCCGCGGCGAAGCTGTACATCGCCATGCAGCAACGCACCGACGAGACCTACCGCCGGCTGCTCGGCGCGCACGCGCTGGAGCACCGGGTGCCGTTCCTGGCCGCGCTGCTCGTCGGCGTCACCTTCAGCCGGTACGTCATCCGGGCCGGCGCGCTCGCGGAGATGAGCACGGAACGCTTCACGGAGGACCTCACCGCCTCCGTCGACGCGCTGCTGCGCGAGAGGCCGCCGGCCGGACGCCCCGCACCGCTCGGCGACCACCGGCGGGAATCCGGCGACGACCCGACCGCCGGCTGACGTTCAGCGGGATCGGATCACCACTCCGCCACACCCGGCCGCACCGGGGGGCGAGTCCGCGACGGTACGGAATCGAGCGTCCCCTACGCCCCTGCCTGC includes:
- a CDS encoding ATP-binding protein translates to MTTSFVGRDSELDAVETALTQYRAVTLTGGGGVGKSRLALRVAERARGRYADGVWWIDLSNLYDDRLFTATVCDAVDLLDHHPRAPVEGLREWLTGRQVLLVFDCCERVLASCHSLVNELLLSAPQLTVVATSRRPLGVQGEHRVEVTPLSTDAGGGGDAVRLFRERCATAAPAVSLDSRGSAEAVSAICRRLEGIPLAVELACARLRESSLTEIAERLGSRLDTLVDETAWPTRHRALRTAIGWSHELCSPLERLLWARLSVFRGPVEVPDAQAVCAGGPLAAHDIPRLLDRLADQSVLQRVGTRYRMLDTLCEYGAMWLAELGEEQAVVQLHATHFATMLAEAEAGWLSGQQVAWYARISASHTDIRAALDHLIEADPDAALEMAGRTGLFWPCCGHLHESRDYLERALVLDTPEGPSRTRALWALGITLTLQGDHRTALRVGEECADAARQDGTPQSALFAAHTLGLTHLMAGRPQAAYDVSDHALITRGTSPPSGAPQLCCMVIRTFAHSALGRLDEAYEAAIGLRRLSLRYGEHWARSYAFHQLAFIDLLQGRAHDAERHARAMLTSKHNLNDNLGIALALDLLTGANAAQGNGIGAARTSGTGNSYWRMLGHPNRGTPELSEVRDQWELQARRAAGDDAYDRAFHDALNSDAELGLALVLQGPAPS
- a CDS encoding FAD-dependent monooxygenase, translating into MTAKPEAPSEGSLDQQVVIVGAGPVGLWLAHELAVAGVTPLVLERAGRRSPHSKALGIQPRTIEVLALRDRHQDVIAGGRPLPNWHFGMLEARVDFRDLPTPFPYLLAQPQSVTEQLLEGYAAERGVQVRRGHEVVSLTQDGSSVTLGVRGPDGEYTVDAGYVVGADGARSVVRQEAGIGFPGSDTSAYGFLGEVILDRPPLTPGFSALNEAGRLLVVPLPGGRFRVTGYDPRNQTREPMTLDELREASVRIAGTDFGMRDPSWLSRFGNATRLAATYRAGRVLLAGDAAHIHWPAGGVGLNVGLQDAMNLGWKLAAVVQGRADDELLDTYHAERHPVGGELAEHTRAQTALIVGLTPEITALRALLSEAVVRAGAFSDLLAGKLSGLDIAYPPADARAHPLTGVRAYDPEGEGVLPLLHDGRAVLLTMGQEPVDAALAERAAKAGISVHPSRIAETGGPAWSDVTAALIRPDGHVWWATEEHSSGAAFTAEVGKALEELRVVFSPPAVADSVVS
- a CDS encoding TetR/AcrR family transcriptional regulator — translated: MPTAQTPPARPRRVRDPELHRRAILDAAARAFAERGYNRATLRDIAQRAGVTHGLVLRHFGSKENLFLAAVPGTRSIEELAEDSGEPLAARIAQEFVRRLENPESTDTFVALMRSATDDEHAAAKLYIAMQQRTDETYRRLLGAHALEHRVPFLAALLVGVTFSRYVIRAGALAEMSTERFTEDLTASVDALLRERPPAGRPAPLGDHRRESGDDPTAG